In the Phaeobacter gallaeciensis genome, one interval contains:
- a CDS encoding UDP-N-acetylmuramoyl-L-alanyl-D-glutamate--2,6-diaminopimelate ligase, with protein MSRNTPQDRPDPRPLSQLGLTARGGADPMISDLVVDSRRVGDGALFAALPGSQVHGANFIPAALQQGAAAILTDAAGAEIAARPLSESHAALIVVEDPRQVLAYTAALWFGAQPQTMVAVTGTNGKTSVATFVRQIWMALGHEAVNLGTTGVEGAWSYPLAHTTPEPITLHRALAAAAKAGVTHAAMEASSHGLDQRRLDGVQLAAAGFTNFTQDHLDYHHTFEEYFAAKAGLFRRVLPDEGVAVINMDDARGAEMRAIAAGRGQEVITVGRGLGDLSLVGQRYDGTGQDIRFSWHDRPFMARLNLIGGFQAENVLMACGLVIASGEEPERVFETLHELTTVRGRMQLAATRENGASVFVDYAHTPDAVATAIKALRPHVLGRLVAIVGAGGDRDAGKRPLMGQAAHDNADVVIVTDDNPRSEDPAAIRAAVKGGAPEAIEVGDRAEAILRGVAMLEPGDALLICGKGHETGQVVGSDVLPFDDVEQASMAVAVLDGKTV; from the coding sequence ATGAGCCGCAATACCCCGCAAGACAGACCGGACCCACGTCCCCTCAGCCAACTGGGGCTGACCGCCCGCGGCGGCGCGGACCCGATGATTTCCGATCTGGTGGTCGACAGTCGCCGGGTGGGCGATGGCGCGCTTTTTGCGGCTCTGCCCGGCAGTCAGGTGCATGGCGCCAATTTCATTCCCGCTGCCCTGCAGCAGGGCGCAGCGGCAATCCTGACCGATGCCGCCGGGGCCGAGATTGCAGCCCGCCCCCTGTCAGAAAGCCACGCGGCGCTGATCGTCGTCGAGGATCCCCGGCAGGTGCTGGCCTATACCGCCGCCCTGTGGTTCGGCGCCCAGCCGCAGACCATGGTTGCGGTGACCGGCACCAATGGCAAAACGTCGGTTGCGACCTTCGTGCGGCAGATCTGGATGGCGCTGGGCCATGAGGCCGTGAATCTTGGCACCACTGGGGTCGAAGGCGCTTGGAGCTACCCTCTGGCCCACACCACGCCCGAGCCTATCACTCTGCACCGCGCCCTTGCGGCAGCGGCAAAGGCCGGTGTCACCCATGCCGCGATGGAGGCGTCTTCGCACGGGCTGGATCAGCGGCGCCTTGACGGGGTGCAGCTGGCGGCAGCGGGTTTTACCAATTTCACCCAGGATCATCTGGATTATCACCACACCTTCGAAGAGTATTTCGCAGCCAAAGCGGGTCTCTTTCGCCGGGTGCTGCCGGACGAGGGCGTCGCGGTGATCAATATGGACGATGCCCGGGGCGCCGAAATGCGCGCCATCGCGGCGGGACGCGGACAAGAGGTGATTACCGTGGGGCGCGGCCTTGGCGATCTTTCGCTGGTGGGGCAGCGCTATGACGGCACCGGGCAGGACATAAGGTTCTCGTGGCACGACAGACCTTTCATGGCCCGGTTGAACCTCATTGGCGGCTTTCAGGCGGAAAACGTGCTGATGGCCTGTGGGCTGGTGATCGCCAGCGGCGAAGAGCCCGAACGCGTTTTTGAAACGCTGCACGAGCTGACGACGGTGCGCGGACGGATGCAGTTGGCGGCGACCCGTGAGAACGGCGCCTCTGTCTTTGTGGATTATGCCCATACGCCCGATGCAGTCGCTACCGCGATCAAGGCGCTGCGCCCGCATGTTTTGGGCCGTCTCGTTGCCATCGTCGGCGCCGGCGGTGACCGGGACGCGGGTAAGCGCCCTCTGATGGGGCAGGCGGCGCATGACAATGCTGATGTGGTTATCGTCACCGACGACAACCCGCGCAGCGAAGATCCCGCAGCGATCCGGGCTGCCGTCAAAGGCGGCGCACCAGAGGCGATTGAAGTGGGCGACCGCGCCGAGGCGATCCTGCGCGGCGTTGCAATGCTGGAGCCGGGTGATGCGCTGCTCATCTGCGGCAAGGGGCACGAAACCGGACAGGTTGTCGGCAGTGATGTGCTGCCCTTTGATGATGTGGAACAGGCGAGCATGGCGGTGGCCGTACTTGATGGGAAAACCGTATGA
- a CDS encoding UDP-N-acetylmuramoyl-tripeptide--D-alanyl-D-alanine ligase gives MSAPLWTAAEAAAATGGEARGDWQINGVSIDTRTLQPGDLFVALKAARDGHDFVAQALKAGAGAALVSRIPEGLPEDAPLLLVEDVQKGLEALGRAGRERTNARVVAVTGSVGKTSTKEMLARILSDQGRTHAAVASYNNHWGVPLTLARMPQDTDFAVIEIGMNHPGEIEPLARQARPHVAMITTVAAVHLEAFDDVAGIAREKAAILDGLEPGGIAVLNADIDEAPVLRQRAEQLGVSAQWFGARAPDARLLATQVTGEETVARAEILGAEAELHIQSLGAHFAMNALGALLCVNALGVDLAEAIRSLALWSPVTGRGAREMVELSQGQVLLLDDSYNANPTSVKAALDVLAATPVAEGGRRIAYLGDMKELGPEEVALHADLARHPAIAQVDQIHCIGPLMQHLAEALPDGKRGGWHADSAAAKADLPGQIGAGDVVLVKGSLSMKLASIVDGIRDLGHGSRNSDANSTK, from the coding sequence ATGAGCGCCCCGCTGTGGACCGCAGCCGAGGCCGCCGCTGCAACCGGCGGTGAGGCACGCGGCGATTGGCAGATCAATGGCGTCTCAATCGATACGCGCACCCTGCAGCCGGGTGATCTCTTCGTGGCGCTGAAGGCCGCGCGGGATGGCCATGATTTTGTTGCGCAGGCCTTGAAGGCAGGCGCAGGCGCGGCGCTGGTTTCACGCATTCCCGAAGGCCTGCCCGAGGACGCGCCGCTGCTGCTGGTCGAGGATGTGCAAAAGGGGCTGGAGGCGCTGGGCCGCGCCGGACGCGAACGCACCAATGCGCGCGTGGTGGCAGTGACCGGCTCGGTCGGGAAAACCTCGACCAAGGAAATGCTGGCGCGGATCCTGTCGGATCAAGGTCGTACCCATGCCGCCGTCGCCAGCTATAACAACCACTGGGGCGTGCCGCTGACTCTGGCGCGGATGCCACAGGATACGGATTTTGCGGTCATCGAGATCGGCATGAACCATCCGGGTGAAATCGAGCCCCTGGCCCGGCAGGCCCGCCCGCATGTGGCGATGATCACCACGGTGGCCGCCGTGCATCTGGAGGCCTTTGATGATGTCGCCGGAATCGCTCGTGAAAAGGCGGCCATTCTGGATGGGCTGGAGCCGGGCGGTATCGCCGTGCTCAACGCCGATATCGACGAGGCCCCGGTCCTGCGGCAACGGGCGGAACAGCTGGGCGTTTCGGCGCAATGGTTTGGCGCAAGGGCACCCGATGCGCGGCTGCTCGCAACGCAGGTGACAGGTGAGGAAACCGTGGCCAGGGCCGAGATCCTAGGTGCTGAGGCCGAGTTGCATATCCAGTCACTGGGCGCGCATTTTGCCATGAATGCGCTAGGGGCGCTGCTTTGCGTCAATGCGCTGGGCGTTGATCTGGCAGAGGCCATTCGCAGTCTGGCACTGTGGTCGCCGGTGACCGGGCGCGGCGCGCGCGAAATGGTGGAGCTGTCACAGGGGCAGGTTCTGCTGCTGGATGACAGTTACAATGCCAATCCAACCTCGGTGAAGGCGGCGCTGGACGTGCTGGCGGCCACCCCGGTGGCAGAGGGCGGGCGTAGGATTGCCTATCTTGGCGATATGAAAGAGCTGGGACCGGAGGAGGTCGCACTGCATGCGGATCTTGCCCGCCATCCTGCCATCGCACAAGTTGACCAGATCCATTGCATCGGGCCGCTGATGCAGCATCTGGCAGAGGCCTTGCCGGATGGAAAACGTGGCGGCTGGCACGCAGACAGCGCGGCAGCAAAGGCCGATCTTCCGGGGCAGATTGGGGCTGGCGACGTGGTTCTGGTCAAAGGCTCGCTCAGCATGAAGCTCGCCTCCATCGTTGACGGCATCCGCGATTTGGGTCATGGCAGCCGGAACTCTGATGCAAATTCTACCAAGTGA
- the mraY gene encoding phospho-N-acetylmuramoyl-pentapeptide-transferase: MLYWLTALSDGGDFFNLFRYITFRAGGAFMTALVFGFLFGRPLIDVLRKRQGKGQPIRDDGPEGHFSKAGTPTMGGLLIVGALLTSTLLWARWDNPFVWLVLFVTLAFALIGFADDYAKVSKQNTAGVPGKLRLGLGILIAVVAAVWASAYHGAELQNQLAMPVFKDTLINLGLFYIPFTVCVIVGSANAVNLTDGLDGLAIVPAMIAGLTLGVIAYVVGRADFSQYLDVHYVKDTGEIFIFTMALFGAGLGFLWYNAPPAAVFMGDTGSLALGGALGAIAVATKHELVLAIVGGLFVVEALSVIIQVLYFKRTGRRVFLMAPIHHHYEKKGWAEPTIVIRFWIISLILAMIGLATLKVR; this comes from the coding sequence ATGCTTTATTGGCTGACGGCGCTGTCGGATGGCGGTGATTTTTTCAACCTCTTCCGCTACATCACCTTCCGGGCCGGAGGGGCCTTCATGACGGCGCTGGTCTTTGGCTTCCTGTTCGGCAGGCCGCTGATCGATGTGCTGCGCAAGCGGCAGGGCAAGGGGCAGCCGATCCGCGACGACGGACCCGAAGGGCATTTCTCCAAGGCCGGGACCCCGACCATGGGCGGTTTGCTGATCGTCGGCGCCTTGCTGACCTCGACGTTGCTCTGGGCGCGCTGGGACAATCCCTTTGTCTGGCTGGTGCTGTTCGTGACGCTGGCCTTTGCGCTGATTGGCTTTGCCGATGATTATGCCAAGGTGTCGAAACAGAACACCGCTGGTGTGCCGGGCAAGCTGCGGCTGGGGCTTGGCATTCTGATCGCAGTGGTCGCGGCGGTCTGGGCCTCGGCCTATCACGGGGCAGAGCTGCAGAACCAGCTGGCGATGCCGGTGTTCAAGGATACGCTGATCAATCTGGGCCTGTTCTACATTCCCTTTACCGTCTGCGTTATCGTCGGCTCGGCCAATGCGGTGAATCTGACCGATGGTCTGGATGGTCTGGCGATTGTGCCGGCGATGATCGCCGGTCTGACGCTGGGGGTGATCGCCTATGTCGTGGGGAGGGCCGACTTTTCCCAGTATCTGGACGTTCACTACGTCAAGGACACCGGCGAGATCTTTATCTTCACCATGGCACTGTTCGGCGCCGGGCTTGGCTTTCTTTGGTACAATGCGCCGCCCGCAGCGGTGTTCATGGGGGATACCGGTTCATTGGCCTTGGGCGGCGCGCTGGGCGCTATCGCGGTGGCCACCAAGCATGAACTGGTGCTGGCCATCGTTGGCGGGCTTTTTGTGGTCGAGGCGCTGAGCGTGATCATTCAGGTGCTCTATTTCAAGCGCACCGGCCGCCGGGTGTTCCTGATGGCCCCGATTCACCACCACTATGAGAAAAAGGGCTGGGCGGAGCCGACCATCGTGATCCGGTTCTGGATCATCTCGCTGATCCTGGCGATGATTGGTCTGGCAACGCTGAAAGTGCGCTGA
- the murD gene encoding UDP-N-acetylmuramoyl-L-alanine--D-glutamate ligase codes for MIPVRGFEGARVAVLGLGRSGLATARALRAGGAEAICWDDNPEARERAEAEGFSCADLSRAGAFDGIASLIVSPGIPHLYPKPNPVVRAALMAGVPVDNDIGLFFRSVATGEWDKFDQPPKVVAITGSNGKSTTVALLQHILEQAGRDSQMAGNIGRGVLDIDPPGNGGVIVLELSSYQTELARALTPDVAVFTNLSPDHLDRHGGMGGYFAAKRRLFAEGGPDRAIVGVDEDEGLFLAGQLSEAASDDRVIRISAAQKLTGPGWQVFARKGFLSEYRKGRQVASIDLRPMQGLPGAHNHQNACAAYAAARALGLAPRMIEGGLESYPGLPHRSQTIAEAGGVRYVNDSKATNVDSAVKALSAFGNIRWICGGLEKDGGLEALKGHTGSVRRAYVIGREAATFAMQLDVDAVVCTTMGEAVAQAMAEAEPGDTVLLAPSAASFDQYDNFEQRGEDFIAEVTRRLENG; via the coding sequence ATGATCCCGGTCAGAGGGTTTGAAGGGGCGCGGGTCGCCGTTCTTGGATTGGGGCGCTCCGGCCTTGCTACGGCGCGGGCCCTCAGGGCTGGCGGCGCCGAGGCGATCTGCTGGGATGACAACCCGGAGGCGCGGGAACGGGCCGAGGCAGAGGGGTTCTCCTGCGCCGATCTGAGCCGGGCTGGTGCCTTTGACGGGATCGCCAGCCTGATCGTGTCCCCGGGTATTCCGCATCTCTACCCAAAGCCCAACCCGGTTGTGCGCGCGGCCCTGATGGCCGGGGTGCCAGTGGACAATGATATCGGGCTGTTCTTCCGCTCAGTCGCGACGGGAGAATGGGACAAGTTCGATCAGCCGCCCAAGGTGGTGGCCATCACTGGATCGAACGGCAAATCCACCACCGTGGCGCTGCTGCAGCATATTCTTGAGCAGGCGGGGCGCGACAGCCAGATGGCGGGCAATATCGGCCGCGGGGTTCTGGATATCGACCCGCCGGGCAATGGCGGCGTGATCGTGCTGGAACTGTCCAGCTATCAGACCGAACTGGCGCGGGCGCTGACCCCGGATGTGGCGGTCTTCACCAACCTCAGCCCGGATCATCTGGACCGGCATGGCGGTATGGGCGGCTATTTCGCGGCCAAGCGGCGCCTGTTCGCAGAAGGCGGCCCCGATCGTGCCATTGTCGGTGTCGATGAGGATGAAGGGCTGTTTCTGGCCGGACAACTGTCCGAGGCCGCCAGTGATGACCGGGTGATCCGCATCTCGGCAGCGCAGAAGCTGACAGGGCCGGGTTGGCAGGTGTTTGCCCGCAAAGGGTTCCTCAGCGAATATCGCAAGGGGCGGCAGGTGGCCTCGATCGATCTGCGCCCGATGCAGGGCTTGCCGGGGGCGCATAACCATCAGAATGCCTGCGCCGCCTATGCCGCAGCGCGGGCGCTAGGGCTGGCGCCGCGGATGATCGAAGGCGGGTTGGAGAGCTATCCGGGTTTGCCGCACCGCAGCCAGACCATCGCTGAGGCGGGCGGGGTGCGCTACGTCAACGACAGCAAGGCCACCAATGTGGACAGCGCAGTGAAGGCGCTGAGCGCCTTTGGCAATATCCGCTGGATCTGCGGCGGACTGGAAAAGGATGGCGGGCTGGAGGCCCTGAAAGGTCACACAGGTTCGGTGCGCCGGGCCTATGTGATCGGCCGCGAGGCGGCGACCTTTGCCATGCAGTTGGATGTGGACGCTGTGGTCTGCACCACCATGGGTGAGGCAGTGGCGCAGGCGATGGCAGAGGCCGAGCCGGGCGATACGGTTTTGCTCGCCCCGTCAGCGGCCAGTTTCGATCAATATGACAACTTCGAGCAGCGCGGTGAGGATTTCATCGCTGAGGTCACGCGCAGATTGGAAAACGGTTAA
- a CDS encoding NAD(P)/FAD-dependent oxidoreductase, whose protein sequence is MQVNTVILGAGAAGMMCAAHSGGSTLVVDHAKAPGEKIRISGGGRCNFTNLYAEPSNYLSGNPHFCKSAMARYTQWDFISLVDRHGIAWHEKTLGQLFCDGSAKQIVSMLTTEMAQAGADLWLQTSVGAVEQTDDGFALTLTKDGKDHRVTCRNLVLATGGKSIPKMGATGLAYDIARQFALPVTDTRPGLVPFTFPEGRFSALAGVSLPARLSNARASFDEALLFTHRGLSGPAVLQLSSYWHEGEEITVNLAPESDIFAALRSQRQIAGKRAIATELARYLPARLVDYLKEALAPGCDLTARLADQSDAALQALCDQLSQWQLTPGGTEGYRTAEVTLGGIDTDALSSKNMQAKSRPGLYAIGEAVDVTGWLGGYNFQWAWASGHAAGTAIAATR, encoded by the coding sequence CGCCGCCGGTATGATGTGCGCAGCCCACAGTGGCGGTAGCACGCTGGTGGTGGATCACGCCAAGGCGCCCGGCGAAAAAATCCGTATCTCCGGCGGTGGGCGCTGCAACTTCACCAACCTTTACGCAGAACCGTCCAACTACCTCTCCGGCAATCCGCATTTCTGCAAATCCGCGATGGCGCGTTACACGCAATGGGATTTCATCTCGCTGGTCGACCGCCACGGTATCGCCTGGCACGAGAAAACCCTCGGGCAGCTCTTTTGCGACGGCTCAGCGAAACAGATCGTCTCAATGCTGACGACCGAGATGGCACAGGCCGGAGCTGACTTGTGGCTGCAGACCAGCGTCGGTGCCGTTGAGCAGACCGATGACGGTTTTGCTCTGACCCTGACCAAAGACGGCAAGGACCACCGCGTCACCTGCCGCAATCTGGTGCTGGCGACGGGCGGCAAATCCATCCCCAAGATGGGCGCCACCGGTCTGGCCTATGACATCGCCCGCCAGTTCGCCCTGCCGGTAACCGACACCCGTCCCGGTCTTGTCCCCTTCACCTTCCCCGAGGGACGCTTTTCCGCCCTGGCCGGTGTCTCCCTGCCCGCGCGCCTTTCCAACGCACGCGCCAGTTTCGACGAGGCGCTGCTCTTCACCCACCGCGGTCTTTCCGGCCCCGCGGTACTGCAGCTCTCCTCCTACTGGCACGAAGGAGAGGAGATCACAGTCAACCTCGCCCCCGAAAGCGATATCTTCGCGGCGCTACGCAGCCAGCGGCAGATCGCAGGCAAGCGAGCGATTGCCACCGAACTGGCCCGCTATCTGCCCGCCCGGCTGGTGGATTACCTGAAAGAGGCCCTCGCCCCCGGCTGCGACCTGACGGCCCGCCTCGCCGATCAATCCGACGCCGCCTTGCAAGCCCTCTGCGATCAGCTCAGCCAATGGCAGCTGACACCCGGCGGCACCGAAGGCTACCGCACCGCCGAGGTAACCCTGGGCGGCATCGACACCGATGCGCTCTCCTCAAAAAACATGCAGGCCAAATCCCGCCCCGGTCTCTACGCGATTGGCGAGGCGGTGGATGTGACCGGCTGGCTTGGCGGCTACAACTTCCAATGGGCCTGGGCCTCGGGCCATGCCGCAGGCACGGCCATCGCCGCCACCCGCTGA